In Carassius auratus strain Wakin chromosome 20, ASM336829v1, whole genome shotgun sequence, the genomic stretch ACACAGATTCAGACGCTCGATGAAGTAGGTAACGTAACGGTTACAAAAGAGGACAGCGGCtgtcacattttaaattatttacatctcGCCGAAAAAAATTCTACAGACTGATCGGAGAAGAACATCCTATGAGTAGAGTAAGTCATCTCACCATTGCTGGGGAATACATGTGTCCAGACATAATACATGTGTCCAGACATATATGTGCCCCCCTGCCCCCCAGTTTTTGTCCAACTCCATTGACTTGCCAAGACAATGACGACCTCGATTTtgactatgattttttttttttttttcaatatgaattttacattttttcaaaacagtctaagatatgtttAGGTCTGATGTTTATTATGACCCCGACACGCATGCAATTTTGGCCATCGTATGTGGTCGGCCTTAGCCTTTGTGCCTATCATTAGCcccctattattttttttatagccaACTTCACAGGTTGAAGAGGATGcggggctactctgacagtttCACATAAGACACTTCTATAATAGGTCTATCCATAATACTTGTAAGGCAGCACCCATAAtagtttgaattattatttttattttttttccttttatttttactgcacaacATCCTGGTCCCCATTTCGAAAACGTTCTGCCTAGGcgatttcattatattttatccaatgtataatattgattattgcattcgtctatttcaaagatgtcagggaagaggcaaatgagcagctccctaaaaaggtggctaggtcagaggaggagACTGTGGAGAAGACAGTGGAGGAGGCAGTAAGGTTGCCAGTGGGTCCATAGAAGAGATTGTGGAGGACACCATAGAGGAAACATtggagaacccactggaaacagAGGAAAAGAGAGGGTTAAGTAGAGCAGCCACCTATAGGTTttcctttaagaaggagtggtcaacccgatAGCCATTCATcaccagctctttttactggtgcttagtctgcagacaagagaactcctgtgtccatcaaggtgttgagggacataagcagggaggttttctaaaatagctgcattgGTGTTAGTGCTCCCTCATTCAAATGcctatgctgagagggttttctccatggtgggattaaacaagaccaaAACCAGGAACAGTTTAGCACTTGATGGAACCTTGTCATCCATCATGATAGTAAACatggctggcctggaaccacagtgcttcaaatgggagccaccaacccctggccTCCAAACCAGCTACCAACACCTACAATAATCAACACtgaccattttctctctctctctctctatctctctctccctctctctctcacacacacacaaataaatgtttaattaaataaatattaatttatttgtaagaatgtgtgtcatttatgagatcagacacctgtccccatcaaacccctgccgcCATCGCGGTCACCAccaaaatctcactctgaactcagttcaaaacttgagagccctaggcacagttttttttatatcgctgtatttctgaaggaggacttgcatgttatatgcctgataaagcagcgtgtgagcgtaccagctctgctttgtttacagctgttactggggaaacctctatttctggcgctttatgtctatgatttaaaacatctcctgctggcaaagaatgaatttgcattttcattaagtccgcctgatccacgcagcaaacatattttgtttgttataaaaaaatatctactctagagggacttgactgttgttattgattctatttggagtctaccggaagttaagttaggtccacaaaagcgctcacgcgcattaacgtttgtttatgttgatgctgttgaaaccgtctatatttGCACTCAGATGACTTACATGAAGATTCTTCAGCATCAGCATGGATCATTTCTGGAGTAAGTGGATCTCCCTGAAGCTTTAAAAGTTTTCAAAGTAAGGAATATCAATAAACACTTCACATTTGTGGTTAATGAATGAGATAGTTTAACAAGCAAACTTGTAATACCGTGCCATCGGATGCAGTGTCGGACTCCGTTCCATCACTGGTAAGTACAATAAGATCTTCAGTAACATCTATAAAAACAAAACGACAGATGCTAAAGGTTGACACTATATTTGTTAAAATTTGAAGACTTATCAAATATGGAAGGCAAAAATAACGTACTATTAAACTCCTCAAGCAAGTCTGTGTCAAACTCAGTCTCGCACACCTCCTGTGTTTTCAAAACCATGACATGAAAGAAATATTTTTAGCCACTAGGTGGTGTAGGTCTTTAagattaatgaaagaaaaaacaaaacaccttttCATGGGGAGTCACATCAAGGAAATCCATCAGCAAATCCACTCCAGTGCTCATGTTGGCAGGTTCTTCTAAACAGTTaaattttacaaattacaattaaaagaaaataagtaaCCTACTACTATATGTTTATTGGAGATTTTATCTCCATGAAGTATGAAGTGTAACCTCTTTGCTCCCCAGCTGAAGTACTTAAATCCTCTTGTGGATCCTTGCTTTCTACTCGTTCAGGCTAAAGTACAAATAAGTTAAGGAGTGGGTTAATAAGATTAAGTAGTTGTAAACCTCAACTCAACAGTCTTGTGTATACTTACATTCAGTACTTGAACAAGATCGTGCACTTGTTCACCTTCCCCCAGCGAATCtaagactaaaaaaaaataatacagccCTGTCATTTGCAAAGAATTCGAACAtgaagcaggaaaaaaaaatttttaataacCCTGATGGATTACAAACTTCAgtttttgtttgaaaataaatccaGCACACATTATGTATGCAAAATTTGCCACATGGACTTGATATTTCATTCTGTATTTATGCAAATGCAGATTCAATAGAACAAGATAATTCTCACAGACATTATATGGTACATTCATAGAATAAGGGCACTACGCACCATTAATAAATGAGGtcccaatacttttttttttttgtaaagtaggtAAATGAATGAAGCTCGCTCACCCTCAGAGTCTTCAACAGCAGAGCAGGACACAAACCCTGTGACTTCAGGCTGCAAGTAAACACGTGTTGAGACACTGGTCTACGCTATTACTATCAGTCAACTGAAATTGTATTTGTGTTTGATTGGTATAACAGCATCAAGGTGTACCTGGTCTGCATGTTCATCACCTGGATCCATTTGTTCAATTTGTTTCTCGTCACCTTTAcatattaaaaatgcaaatttgaacATTTTTACACTTAGAATTAATACTACTGTGCCACCAATTAATAACACCATATGTTTTAATGAGTATAAGGTGTATAGATTTTGTCGTCTACCTTGGCAGTAGGTGATGCAGTAATTTTCTAAATGTATACATACACTTACCCTTTGGTTCTTCTGATTCTGAGGTGACTACAGGTTCATATTCTGTATCTTCTGCCTGATGTGATCAGAGATAGAATTGGTTGTTACATGCTCTATTCTCAACAGCTGAAAACATTCTTCGTACCACAGTTAAACATCCATTTACCTTTGAAGTACTATTATTCGATTCAGTCTGTATCTCCTGGGTTACTTCATCTACAGAACACATTTTACATGTTTAAGGATCTTAAATGGTTATTTCAGGTGAAAAGTGtgatcagaaataaaataagaaaaaatagcTTTGGCATTCTAAGGCATGGGTGGAGTAAAACAACAAGTAGGACTGCATCActgatattttcatttaaaatattacaacaaaatataatacttACCACTTTGAACTACAGCTTCACTGCATGATGTCTGGAATTAAAACACtggatgagtaaaaaaaaatgctttcttattataaacacaaaaattGATTCCACACCTGCAATGGCTCGTCTGGCAGAATTTCAAAGATGTTGAAAGGATCTACTACCACCTCAGAATCATATTCTACAATCAACACCTGAAAAAAAAGATGGAGATGATCTTTACCAGAGAGCAAAAGAAAGTGTGTATGAGAAGAGATATAATAAATACTCACCAATGCAGCATCTTCAGAACTTTttaaaatttgtgctctgcaccATTTTCTTCTTACATGAGACCAGATCACACATTCTGACCCAGCAGGCTTTTTCTCAGTTGCTCGCCTTAAACAGCCCAAGTCTttaaaattaaaggaaaaaaaagggaGACCCCTTGTATATAGTTAACACTGCATTTCTAAAAGTTGTACTACAAAATGTCCAAATTTAGGCTTACCTGATTGAATGATCTCAAATGAAGGTGACTCTGGTGCCTCAGCGCATAACTGAGAATCGgtgttattaatcaaaaagctATCTTCATTCTCTGAGGAAATACTAGGTGTAGCTCCCTCGGAGTGCTGTGGCAAAACTACAGGAGAAGGAATTGGGTCTGTCTCTTTAGCAAAAGCAAGctggtttgttgcatctgatggacaaGTGAAAGCTGAAGCACCTTCCATGATGCATATGGTTTCAAGGTCCTCTTGTGCATCAGAGGCCACTATACTCGCTGCATCAAGTGAAGAAACATCAGTAACCATCTTGATTGGCTTATCCTGAGCTTCAGTTCCAACTTTTGAACTTGTCAGTAAATCAAGCTGCTCTTGTTCAGAATGCTGTATTTCGAGAAGTGAGGTGCATGTCTCATTGTCAGCATGGTTAGTGTCTGAATCATGGATAACTACAGAGTCAATATTAACTTCAGCATCCACAGAGGCATCGATGGAGACCACATTTGCTCCACTCAAGAGTTCAACAGATGAAGTTTCAGGACTTTGACTTTTCCAGTAGCTTCTCATGGTATCATTGATGACAACACCATTATAATCCAGCTTGATGAAGTATGGCATTTCAGAGTTACCCATTTTCTCAACAGTGATATTTAAAAGCTTGTCATTAACAAGCTCAAAGAATGCATCATCTGCCTCTTCAGCCCAGAAACCCTTGGAAAGATCGAAACCTTCAAGCTGGCAGTCGAAGGCCTGAGGGGGCACGTCTGATAGCTCGGGTGGAAGGGCTTTAACATCACTGATATTGACTTTTGCTTCATTTCCATAGTCTACAAAGGTAATGGAGAGTGTGTCAAGGTCCCTAGATGTAACTTTAGCTCGATACCACAGATTATCTTCAGTGAAAAGAGCAATGCAAGCACTTCCAATTGGCAGAGATTCCTCActcaaagtattttctgatgCATTACCAGCATTCTGTAAAACATCTGAAATATCTTGGAGTTTCTCTGTTGTTGCATATTGGCACCAGAAGAGATGAGGACCCTTGATCAGTGAGGTGTATCCAGTGATCATTTGACCAGCTGATACGTCAGGGTTCTTGTAACGGGTACAGACTATGATTTCAGATGTCTGCTTGTTACCTGGGGTCGTAAGCTCAGCTGCTGGCGCAGCATCATCCCTGCAGGTAGATCCCAACACTACACCATTAACATCAAGTTTCACTTCCCAAATGGAGCCTGACATTTTCACAAATGTGCACATGACCTTTTCAATGTTTTGTTCAATTACCTGTTTAAAGTTGGGTGAAAgttcctggtctccactgtcaaCATTCAGTTTATGTACAGAGCAGTGGATACTGTACTTAGGAAATGAAGCAAAGGATTGATCAAGACGGCAAATTTTTGAGGCAGAAATTGTAGCAGTGTTTCCAAAGTCAACAAATTCAACGTTGATTGTGTCGCCATGGTTTTTTCTTACTGCTGCACGGTACCAGGAGTTATCTTCAGGAAACATTGCACAAACCATGTCTCCCTCATGAATATCACTAGGATCAAAGTTGGCGCACCTTGACTGGTCGGCATTCAATTTCTCCACAAGCGAATAAATGTCATCCTCATCAGTTGCAAACTGAACAAAGAAGCTACAAGGGCTGTTGCAATGAGAGATGAATACCTCAGCTTCTAGACCTGGTTTTATTACTTTCACTGGGAGTGCCGATTCGTTAAGAAGAGCCGGAGTCTTGAGCTTACCACCATCGATTTTGTCAGATGTACAAGGGGGATGCACATCAGCTCTATCACTGGACTTTCTTTGTGGTTCAAGCTTTTTCTGAGAATTATGCACTGTCCCAAAATCTCTTGTTGGTTCTAATCCACCATTTGTATGGAATCCACATTTGCTCCGTGGCTGTTTTGACTCAACATAACCTTGCTGCATTTCATAACTTTCACGGGACTGTGGAATTTGATCCACGAAATCTCGCTTTAGACCACTGGAACTTTCTTTCATATGGGTTGACCCACTTTGTGCACTTCTGTTCTTTGAACTATGTCCTTTGAATGGGCTCGTTTCATTTCTAGGGATTTCATTGCGAAACTTCTGTCTTATCAGTGCATTCACTTGAGTTTTTCCCTCATAAAGTTCCACCAAAAGCTTTCCTCCTGGGTCTTTTGCGACGATCAAAGCAGTGAAACAATGACTGTCCGCAAATTTCTGAAACCAATTTCCCACTTCACATGGCACATCTTCAGGCATATCTGAGAGCCCACATTCAATTGCCTGCACTGGGACAGACATAATCTCTCCTGCTTCAATTGGAACTGGAAGCAAGCCTGACTTGTCAACTTCCAATGAGTCACCATAATCCACAAAATTGACCAGAACTGATGGTTTTGTAGACTTTATTTGGCCTCTGTACCAAAGTCCATCCGTGTATTTTGCAAAGCAAACTGTTCCAAAAGTCTGAGGACACTTGGTTACCTCTAGCTGACGGCATAGGGAGTTGACCTTGTTTGAAAGTTTCTCAATTTCCTCTGAATTCCTGGCAAGATGGCAAAAGAACTGAGTGACACTTTTCACACAGGTGACACTCACTTCCTCTTCACATCCAGTCTTGACTCCATGTGTGGAGTAATAGTAGGTGTCCAGGCGAAAGGGTGGAAGAGGAGCCTTCTTAGAGGGTGCACGATCAGCTAAACGTCTTTGGACAAGGAGATTGCAAATGCTTTGGAATGGGGTCTCCAAGTCTACCACATTGAACACAACTTTCTGGGAGTCATACATTACAGCAAATATGGTGCATTTTAATGGCACATTCATGGACGCTGCTGTGTCAACAAACTCTTGAAACTGCAATGTGGCTTCAGGGCTCCAGTCTAAAGCGGAGTGAGATACTGGATGGATCAGGTTATACAAACTGCATCGAAAGGCTTGTCCTTTCATCTTCAAAAATGCTGGCGTGATCTTTCGAAGATCTTCAACAGCAACCTTCTTTGTCTGTCCATAGTCAATGAACAAGACATCAACATGAGGTGTTTGGTGCTTTTGAATCACCAAGGCTCTGTACCATATCCCAGTTTCAGGATGACGGGCAACACAAGCAGCTTCCAAAGGTGGCTGAAATTCACTATGAGCATAGAAACGCTGAATGTCTTGCATTAGCACTTCTAAACATGCTGCATTTCTGGCTTTTTGACACCAGAAGTCATTTGGACTCTCAATGTAGGATACAGTTACCTCCAGTGAGCTTCCAATGGGAAACAAGTATTCCTTGAAAGCAGATGTACTGTCCGTTATGGCAGAAGAACTGGAAGACGTTTGAGGCCGAGCTCCGGTCAAGTATACTCCAGAGGTGTTTGTGGTTTTTAAACCAAAGGCTCTTGTGGCAGAATTATCCACAAAGCTCTTTTCACTGTCTGCAAAATCTGAGTTGCACAACAACTTGCTCACATCATTTTCTCCATCTAAACTCGGATCCACTAACTGAACCATGTGAGTGTCTTGATGCTTTTCTTTTACATGCAAATCAAGTACTCGGTCTTCCACGAGTTTCAAAAAGAACAATGTTGCCGTCTCATCCCAATGATTCAGTCTGGATTTAATGCCATAGAGGGAGCACTTTATTGCAACAGCAGGCAGCTGCTGAAATCTCAAAGGCAACTGTCGGagatcaaaacaatcaacaagtTCAGTGTTGCCATAGTCGAGGAAGTAAACTTCTGCTTTCTTGTCAACTACCTTATAGATGGCTGCTCTATAGAACACACCATCTTGGGATTTAGCTGCACAGAGGAGACCAACAACAGGCTTTCTTATCAATCCGTCAGTGCTTGTTGGATCACTGAACAGATTTCTGAGGTCATTCATTAGCTGATTGAATTCATCGGCGTATTGCTGGGTTTGAATCCAAAACTTTCCAGGGCTCTCAACATGCTGTACAACAGCCACATGCGACGTGTTAGGTGCAAGACTTTCTGTGAAAAAGACTGGTTTGTTCCCTTTAAGGTCAGAGTAGGTTTCATCAATGTGTGCAGCAACGGTTGTCTCCAAAATCTTGCTCTTTTGAGGCAATGGGCTCTTCTGAACAGCAAAATCTGAAAGGGTCATATCAGAATCCAAtgaacatttctgtttcagttcAAATAGTTTGTTGATGTTTGTGTTCTCCTCTCCGTAAAGCGTGACATAGTGGACACCTTCAGAAAGGCTCTGATACTGAAACTTGGCGATCACTGTGCGACTGAGCAGGAGAGATTTAAGATAATCAATCTGTGAAGCTGTCCAACCAATACCTCTGTCGGATATTCCATGAAGGGAGCACACATATGTTATGACAGGCATCCTGAAGAATTCTGGGGCAAGTGGTCTGACGTTCTCAACTTGAACAAACAGTTTCTTCCCATAATCAACCTGCAAAATTTCAACCACATTGTTGGCAGACATGACCTGTTGCAGCACAGAACGATACCACTTGCCATCACTTCCTCTTGATGCACATGGGCTGCCTAAATTCTCAGGTCTTGCAAAATTACATCCAACTCTTCCCTCATAATGATGAGTTATCTGTTCAGTTAACTTTTTCAGCTCCTGAGAGAAAACCTTAAGCTGACAGAATATTCTGAAAGGACTTGTAACTTCTGTGACCACAACCGTTTCAACAGTATCAGTTTGCAGCTCGGGGTACATGTAGGCCTGCTGCTTCTCCATTTGCTCAATGATCTCAATTGGTTTGGTCCTAATGGGAGAAATTCTCTGAGGTTCTTCTGTTCCATTGTTGGTCTGCAAAGATCTGGCAACAAACTCCTCAAACCGATCACTGTACAACTTCTTGGCAAAGCCCATTTCAAACATCTGTCTAGACAGGCAAGGAATGTCAAGTAGGAATGTTCGATGGGGCACAAGAACATCCTGGACAGTGGCATTGACTCTCCGACCACAGAAAGTTTTCATGAACTCTAAGGCCATTGCTGACCATTTGTTTTCAGGAGACAGTGGCAGGACATTGGCAAGAACACAGAATTCAACTTCAGGGGGAAGATAGAAAAAGTCACTTTTGCCCCATGCTAAAGTGTTTACAGTGGCATGCAGTGTTCTGCCTTCATCGATTAAAAATACGCTGTACTCTTCAGTATCTCTGGACACTATACGGGCTCTGTACCATGTTTCATACACTCGTACGAGGCACAAGTCACCAGGGTTTCCTTCCAATTCACAAAAACCTTCTCTGGGGTATTGAATCTCCTTTTTCAGCTGCTGATAAGCAAATTTTCGGTCTTGATCAAAATTCCCCCAAAACTCTaccagaacacatgctgggttcaGATTTACTCTGGTAATGAGTACGGGTACATTTGAACCCACAGATGGGAGTCCAGGAATAGAACACATTGTAATTTCTTCTGTGTCTCACTCGCTCCAGTGTCTAGGTGTATCTAGAAAAAAAGGAGAAGAGTGAAAAAATTTAATACTGGTTCAGAATCaaggttaaattttttttttttatatatatatatatatatatatgcaagcgcaccgcgggtcatgtgacaagaaccaaccaatcagcttcatcctttcccgtaacaaggttgagagctcagccaagatgaaggaacagctgatcatagttgtatatggattgcaattttgaaataaatttagtagcagagctactgcaagcgatttttagagctgcaaatccatttatccttcgctgaaatttccgcgtctcatggagagagcacgtcattgttgcttagcaaagacagacgcctcatgagcgctcctgcccgagcgctttggaaaggaggagaaaaacgcgcttagcgttttccatgcgtttttaggagcgatatgtgaacggcccctaaggcactcgctcactcagcacgcgctgaaggctcgttgcaaaatgtctaatgcatttaacagaccagaaatataagatcctaaaataaccaacaggtctggtgtttgggttggattccctgtaagctatagtgtctaaatgctgcagggatagtttgctgcgtgcatgtttctcctttttttcgtcttttcccagatagtactgacgcatatatcccagatattcccgctggtgttttttttttttttttttttgtattcccgctggtgtaccctgtcatgttgcagatgcgacataccgttgtttttttatccaccactctcttgccatcaccattatagcttaaagggaatccaaagtgcacccaaacaccagacctgttggttattggaggatcttctcatttctagtctgttaaacgcattggctattttgcaacgagccttcagcgcgtactgagtgagcgagcgcctgctgagtagcctaacataaacatataagatggtgtttttttcttcttcgggagtgtcaggggcgttgcctgttacgttgtttgggttattgggctac encodes the following:
- the LOC113120816 gene encoding tudor domain-containing protein 6; protein product: MCSIPGLPSVGSNVPVLITRVNLNPACVLVEFWGNFDQDRKFAYQQLKKEIQYPREGFCELEGNPGDLCLVRVYETWYRARIVSRDTEEYSVFLIDEGRTLHATVNTLAWGKSDFFYLPPEVEFCVLANVLPLSPENKWSAMALEFMKTFCGRRVNATVQDVLVPHRTFLLDIPCLSRQMFEMGFAKKLYSDRFEEFVARSLQTNNGTEEPQRISPIRTKPIEIIEQMEKQQAYMYPELQTDTVETVVVTEVTSPFRIFCQLKVFSQELKKLTEQITHHYEGRVGCNFARPENLGSPCASRGSDGKWYRSVLQQVMSANNVVEILQVDYGKKLFVQVENVRPLAPEFFRMPVITYVCSLHGISDRGIGWTASQIDYLKSLLLSRTVIAKFQYQSLSEGVHYVTLYGEENTNINKLFELKQKCSLDSDMTLSDFAVQKSPLPQKSKILETTVAAHIDETYSDLKGNKPVFFTESLAPNTSHVAVVQHVESPGKFWIQTQQYADEFNQLMNDLRNLFSDPTSTDGLIRKPVVGLLCAAKSQDGVFYRAAIYKVVDKKAEVYFLDYGNTELVDCFDLRQLPLRFQQLPAVAIKCSLYGIKSRLNHWDETATLFFLKLVEDRVLDLHVKEKHQDTHMVQLVDPSLDGENDVSKLLCNSDFADSEKSFVDNSATRAFGLKTTNTSGVYLTGARPQTSSSSSAITDSTSAFKEYLFPIGSSLEVTVSYIESPNDFWCQKARNAACLEVLMQDIQRFYAHSEFQPPLEAACVARHPETGIWYRALVIQKHQTPHVDVLFIDYGQTKKVAVEDLRKITPAFLKMKGQAFRCSLYNLIHPVSHSALDWSPEATLQFQEFVDTAASMNVPLKCTIFAVMYDSQKVVFNVVDLETPFQSICNLLVQRRLADRAPSKKAPLPPFRLDTYYYSTHGVKTGCEEEVSVTCVKSVTQFFCHLARNSEEIEKLSNKVNSLCRQLEVTKCPQTFGTVCFAKYTDGLWYRGQIKSTKPSVLVNFVDYGDSLEVDKSGLLPVPIEAGEIMSVPVQAIECGLSDMPEDVPCEVGNWFQKFADSHCFTALIVAKDPGGKLLVELYEGKTQVNALIRQKFRNEIPRNETSPFKGHSSKNRSAQSGSTHMKESSSGLKRDFVDQIPQSRESYEMQQGYVESKQPRSKCGFHTNGGLEPTRDFGTVHNSQKKLEPQRKSSDRADVHPPCTSDKIDGGKLKTPALLNESALPVKVIKPGLEAEVFISHCNSPCSFFVQFATDEDDIYSLVEKLNADQSRCANFDPSDIHEGDMVCAMFPEDNSWYRAAVRKNHGDTINVEFVDFGNTATISASKICRLDQSFASFPKYSIHCSVHKLNVDSGDQELSPNFKQVIEQNIEKVMCTFVKMSGSIWEVKLDVNGVVLGSTCRDDAAPAAELTTPGNKQTSEIIVCTRYKNPDVSAGQMITGYTSLIKGPHLFWCQYATTEKLQDISDVLQNAGNASENTLSEESLPIGSACIALFTEDNLWYRAKVTSRDLDTLSITFVDYGNEAKVNISDVKALPPELSDVPPQAFDCQLEGFDLSKGFWAEEADDAFFELVNDKLLNITVEKMGNSEMPYFIKLDYNGVVINDTMRSYWKSQSPETSSVELLSGANVVSIDASVDAEVNIDSVVIHDSDTNHADNETCTSLLEIQHSEQEQLDLLTSSKVGTEAQDKPIKMVTDVSSLDAASIVASDAQEDLETICIMEGASAFTCPSDATNQLAFAKETDPIPSPVVLPQHSEGATPSISSENEDSFLINNTDSQLCAEAPESPSFEIIQSDLGCLRRATEKKPAGSECVIWSHVRRKWCRAQILKSSEDAALVLIVEYDSEVVVDPFNIFEILPDEPLQTSCSEAVVQSDEVTQEIQTESNNSTSKAEDTEYEPVVTSESEEPKGDEKQIEQMDPGDEHADQPEVTGFVSCSAVEDSEVLDSLGEGEQVHDLVQVLNPERVESKDPQEDLSTSAGEQREEPANMSTGVDLLMDFLDVTPHEKEVCETEFDTDLLEEFNNVTEDLIVLTSDGTESDTASDGTLQGDPLTPEMIHADAEESSCLQEKSDASDCTSAEDSGVTHLILKVEDASDDDVIFVAVLQESQAEVFEPESENEKQKID